Part of the Gemmatimonadaceae bacterium genome is shown below.
GCGCGGCCACCAATGAAGACGGTCGTGCCCACAGCGCCACGGAAGAAGCGCTCGGTACTCGCGGTGTTCCTGAAGGGAATCTCCACGCCCCCGTGCACCTGTGCAAAGAAGTTGGCAGGGAACGCGAGCGCGCCAAGGAAGAACGGCTCGTACTTGAGCGAACCGTCGCCGAAGCCGCGCGTCCGATCGCCGGTCGGGAAGGTGAGTTCGCTCCCCAGGCTGAGGATGCCGGACTCGTTATGCAGCACCGCGCGCTTGAGCGCCAGCGACACGTCGCCCATCTGGACCCCGGTCCAATGGACCGGCGCGCCGGACGGCATCTCGCGCACCGACACTGGCAGTTGCAGCTCCCACTGCGTCCGCGAGCCCACGCGCTTCTCGACGATCAACGTACTCGTCCCAACGCGGGCGCCCTCCCGGCCCACCCACTCGCCGTTGAGCACCACCTCGTCCTCGGGGAACGCCTTTTCCGTGAACGTCGCGCGCGGGAGGTTCATCTCGCCGCGCGGCCAGCTCGATTCGGTGCAGAAGCGGCGCACGTAATCGACCACGCGCGCAATTTCGTCGGGCGTAAGCGCACCGGCAAACGCGGGCATGCGCTGCGAGAACCGACGCGAGGGCCCCCCACGGCCGACCACTGTCTCCCAGTCCTGCGCCGCTTCACGCGAGGCGTACGAACAGTCGGTGAAGTCCGGAATCGCGTCGCCAAACCCGACGTGCGCCTGCGGCATCCCGCGCCCATCGGGCGCATGGCAGCTTTGGCAGGCCGCGGCATAGAGCTGCTGCCCCGTCAGGGGCGGGGCTTGCGACGACGCGGCGGCCGGAAGGCCTGCGACGACCAGGGGCAGGATGACCGACAGCAAACGCCAGGTGTCTTGCGGAACAGACTCAGCCAGCATGGGATAGGATTCAGGCCGACGCGACCACACGCCCGGCGCGCGCAAGACAGTGGCGAGGAAGCGTCGCCGCGTCAACGTTATTCCGGCAAGTGCCGGGCGCAGCGACACGCAGCGTGGACCAGATGAATCTGCTGGCTACACCGGGGCGGACCGTGCGAAGTTCCGGTACCTGAACACTCAACCGGCGACCCATGCGCTACCGGGCAGTCCTGCTGATCGCCGCTTCATGGGGCTCGGCGTGCGCCCCACCCGTCCGGTCAACCCCGCCCGCCACCGCACTCACCGAGGAGGCGGCCTTGCCGGGCGCTTCGATCCTCATCGGCGCTGGCGATATCGCCACGTGCAGTTCGACTGGCGATGAGGCCACCGCAGCATTGGTCGACAGCGTGTTGCGCGCCGACAGCGTCGCCGGGATTGCCGACGCCGTGTTCGCCGCCGGAGACCTGGCGTATCCGTCAGGTCGCGCGCGCGACTTCGAGCGTTGCTGGGCGCCGTCGTGGGGCGACCCATCGCGACGCATCATGAACAAGATCCGGCCCGTACCCGGCAACCATGAGTATGAGACCGAGGGTGCGTCTGGGTACTTCGCGTACTTCGGTGGGCGCACTGGCCTCACGGGAAAGGGCTACTATGCGTACGACCTCGGCACATGGCGCATATACGCGCTCAACAGCGAGATCGCCGTGAACTCGCGGTTCAGCGCCAGTGATCGACGGGCACAGGTCGAGTGGTTGCGCAGGGATCTCGTGGACAACCCGCGCGCGTGCACCGCGGCCTATTGGCACCATCCCCGATTCAGCTCGAGCTATCACGGCAGCGACCCCGACGTCGCCGCGCTCTTCAGCGTCCTGCATGCGCATGGCGTCGACGTGGTCATCGTGGGACACGACCACACCTATGAACGCTTTGCGCCACAGAATCCGGCCGCGGTGATGGACTCGGTGCGTGGCGTTGCTCAGATCGTCGTCGGCACCGGAGGCGCAGACCTGCGCGGCTTCCGACGGCCGGCTCCCAACTCCGTCGCGCGCGTCCAGGGGTACCACGGCGTCCTCAAGCTCACGCTCGGTGCCGGTGAATACCGACACGCTTTCCTCGATACCGAAGGCCGCATCTGGGACCCGGGGCGCGGGCGCTGTCACTGAGCGCGACGTTCCCGACAGGGGCCTCCGAGGACTACTGCAGCGCAGCCGTGAGTCGTGCGAGGTTGTCGAGCAGCTGACCCGCGAGCGGCCGCGCCCGCCACGTCGCGAGGTCCAGGACGTCGGTCTGCGGGTGGTACGCCGCCTCGACGCGGCGCAGGTCGGCCACCACTCCGCGATCGTACGCCAGCAGCGTGATCTCCAGGTTCAGCGTCAACGACCGCATGTCGAGGTTGCTGGACCCGATCACCGCGAGGTCATCGTCCACGGTCAGGTGCTTCGCGTGCAGCAGCACGGGCGATCGCAACAGGCGGATCTCCACGCCGGCCTGGAGCAGTTGTTCGTAGTACGAGCGTTGGGCGTGGGAGACGAGGTATTGATCGACCACGGACGACGAGTAGAGCGTCACGTGCACCCCGCGCTGCGCGGCGCTGGTGATCGCCGTCATCAGGGCCTCGTCAGGCACGAAGTAGGGGCTCGTGATGACCAGTCGCTCACGCGCGGCGTGGATGAGCGCCACGAACACTTTGCGGTTGTTGTCGTCGGCGTAGCCGGACCCGCTGGGCAACACCTGACCGAGCACTGTGTTCGCCCCGGAGCACGAGACGGGCGGCGGGCCAAGGACCTCGCCGGTCTCCGAGTACCAGTCCGTGCGGAAGACGGCGTCGAGTTCGGCGACCAACGGCCCCGTGATCCGGGAATGCAGGTCCACATAGTACAGCCCCCGTCGGCGATTGCGCGCGAGCAGGTAGCTCCGATCGATCATGTTCATCGAACCGGTGAACGCGGTGTGGCCGTCGGCCACGAGGATCTTGCGATGGTTCCGCAGATCCGGCCGGTTCCAGTGGTTCGAGAACGGACGCAGCGGCAACATCCAGCGCCACTCCACACCGGCGCGCGTCAGGCGCTCGCCCATCGCGGCCCGGCCGGGGTACTTGTGCGAGCCGATGTGGTCCATGAGGAGCCGGACCTTCACTCCGCGCCGCACCGCCTGTTCGAGCGCGACGAAGAACGGCTCCGTCGTGGCGTCCATCGCCATGATGTAGAACTCGACGTGCACGTACTCGAGGGCGCTCGATACGGCCCTCGTCAGGCTGGCGATCGCTTCATCGTAGTCGGGCAGCAGCTCGATGCGGTTCCCGACGCAGACCGGCATGCCTCCCAGGTTGCTCGCGAGTCGCACGAGCGGTTCCGCGCGAGCCGAGATCGGGGGTGCGAAGACGGGGCCGAGGATGGGATCGTGCTGCACGGCGCTGACGGCGGCCGCGATCCGTTCGTCGATGCCGCGTTGCAGTTCGCGCCGACGACGCGACAGCTTGGGCGATCCGATCAGCCAGAACAACACGAGCCCCACGTACGGCACCAGAAAGATCAGCATCAGCCACGCCGTCGCCGACCCCGGCCGCCGGTTGCGCGGCACGACGAACAGCGACGCGAGGACGATCAGCCACGAAACGCCATACGCGATGGCGGTGACGAATCCCCAGACGGGAAGGGTCAGGCCGACAGGGAGCGCAATCACCCTCCCGGACTCGTGAAGATGCCGTTGAACAGGAACTTGAACGTGCCGTGCGGCTGAGCGCGCTGCAGGATCTGCGGCCCGAAGAACAGGATCCTCCCTTTGCCGACCCGCGCCTCGGCCGCCGCAACACCGCCCTCGAGGTAGCGCTCACCCCAGGCCCACCCGCTGCGCAACGGCGACGCGGTATCAAACCATGCGATGCGTCGCACACCCTTTGCCTGCGCGTCGGCACCGAGTCGGAACACGGGACTGTCGTCGAAGAACACGTCGACTTCGCCCGGCATCCCGGCGGCCACCGGATGCGTGGTGTCGACGCGAACCCGCAGCAGCGAGCCCGGGACGTAGAACTTCGTGCGCGGAAGCGGCGCACCGTTCTCCACGAGGTGGCTCTCGATCGGCAGCTGGAAGAACGCGGCAAGGTTGGCGGCCGACTCTCCGATGGCGAGGACCGTGCCACCGGCTTCGACAAACTCCCGGATGCGCGGCAAGGACCGCTCGACGGTCACGCGACCGACGTGTTCGCGGTATTCGGCGGGCAGGTCGGGGATCGGCGCCGGGTCGGCGCCGCGACGCGATCCGGCGGCCGGAATCGCGCCATCGACAAACACGAGCACGTCGAATCGCGCGCCGAGGTTCCCCGCGTCCAGGGTCGGCGCGAACACGCGCTCGAACGGCACCTCGAACTGCTCCATGATCCAGCGCGTCCACCCGCTGGGCATCGAGCCTCCGTACTGATCCCACAGGCCCACGCGCGCCTGACGAGCACGCACCACCGTCGCCGGCGCCCGCACGTTGGTGCCGGTGAAGTTCACGCCGAGCTCCCGGGCCATGGCGTCGAGGGCGCGGCGCGTGGTCGACGTTGAACGCACGAGGATCGAACCCGCCGGCCACGTCACCCCGGCCGACGTCAGCGGCGCCGACAGGTATCCGACGTCTTCACCCGCCCTGAGGAGGCGATTGACGGCGATCACGGCGTTGTTCACGCGACGGCTGCTGAGAAACGCGCGACTCCCCGCCGCGGTCGTGACCACGCCCGGTGGCGGCGCCACGTTCCAGTCGGTGATGGGCTCGAACGGGCCCGTGAACCCTTCGAGGATGCGGTCGAAGGCCACGCCCATCTGCAGGGCGAGCGTCCACCCCGCGTTGTCGTACGGCGGCGTGGGCGGGCCGCCGGGAATCGGGAAGACGTCCGGATGCACCTGCGGCTCGAACATGTCGATGACGTGCGGGCGGAACGCCTGTGCCGTGAGCACCACGTACGACCCTGCCGGATACCTCTTGCCACGCACCTCGAACGCGCGCGTGGCCCGCTGCACCGCGATACCCGTCTCGCGCAGGGCGTTCACGAACTTCGTCGCGGTGGGAAAGTCCGCCTGATCGGACGGAATGATGTAGCCGCGGGGATCACGGAGTTCCGGGCGCCGGAGCTCGTTCCAGTTGGCGAGATCCCTTTCCAGGTCTGGGGCGACCGCATTGCCGATGCGCGACGCGAGCGCCGCATGTCGCTTGGGATTCGGCGTCCAGGTGTCGGTGTTCCCGCGTTCGATCGAGCGCCGCCCCATTCGGTAGATGTTGTAGAGCAGGTTCTCGCGCATGCGCGCCGCGTAGTCGAGCACCGCGAGGTTGAGCGAGACCGAGTAGTCGACGGACTGCCGGAAGTGCCATGCCTGCGGAGCGATGGGAAACGCGAGGTCCGCCGAGGGGAGTTGCCGCTGCATGGCGAGCGGAATGCGCATCGGCGTCGGGCTGCCGATCATTTCCGTCAGCAGGGCGATCGTGTTGTGGAAAGCCGCGGTGTTGCGGATGCCGCCGTTCCACCAGCCGTCGTACGGTCCCCCGGATCGCATCGTCGCGCCGGGCTTGTCCTCCACGGCGAGCCGTGTGTGCATGGCCGCACCTAACGCCTGGAAGCCAAGCAGGATTGCCGGATCGAGGTTGTAGTTGTACGGATCGCGGAGCGGCGGAGACCAGACGACCGTGCCGGCGGGACCCGACTGGTGGTGATTGTAGAGAATCTGCGGCGACCACTCGTGATACAGGACGCGATTGATGTTCTCGGTCTCGGCCTGCGTCGACGCAAAGAAGTCGCGATTGTTGTCGTGCCCGATGTACTTCTGGTAGAGACGTGGCACACCGGCGAGTGTTCGCTCGCGCGGATTCGTGCGGCGCATGTACCAGTCGGCCACAAGGTCGTTGCCGTCCGGGTTCGCGTGCACAAAGAGGATGATGACCTCGTCGAGGATGCGGCTCGTCTCGGGGTCGTTCGCGCTCACCATCCGATACACCGTTTCGCCGAGCTGCTGCGCCCCGAGCGTCTCGGTGGCGTGCAGGCCACCGTCGATCCAGACCACGGCCTTGCCGTCCCGGGCGAGCGCGCGCGCTTCGTCGTCGCCGAGCCCCTCGGCGAGCGCGAGGCGTCGCGAAGTCGTGCGGTACTGTTCGAGTCTTTGGTGGTTTTCTGGCGACGTGACGATCGCCATCAGGTGGGGTCGCCCCTCGGCGGTCTTCCCGATCTCGCGAAGCACCAGTCGATCGGACTCCCGGTCGAGCTTGGCCCAGTAGGCCGCTATCTGCCGGTAGGTCGCGAGGAAGTAGTCGTCGCCGAAGTTGGCACCGAACTCCTCCTTTGGCGTGGTGATCCGGCCCTGGGCGAGCACGGCACCGGGCGCCAGGGCGAGCGCGAGTCCAGCCCCAAGTCGGCGGGCCGCGCGCAGCGTGGGACGTGGGATGGTCGGCATGCGCCGAACTTCGGGCTGGACGCACGCGGGGACAAGGGCGGGTGGGAAGCGCGAACGAGTATGCGCATTCGCACTCCGACGCCCGGCCGGCGACGTGGCCGATGGGGTGCCGCCGCTCGACAACACACGCACGCGACGCTCGACGATCGACCCGAGGCTCGCGCAGGTCGTCGCGTGCGGGGCGGCCGCCGAGGCGCGCGCATCCGACTTGACGTGACCCCGCGAGCGATTGAGTCTCCCGGTACGTCCATTCGACCACATGCGCATCATAGACCTTGGAACCTGTCTGGCTCTGCTCGGTGCCGCCATTGCACTCCCGGCCGTAGCCCTCACACAGGCGGTGGCGCCGCCGGTCGAGAGCGCTCCGCTCCCCGCGACGCAGAAACGCGCTGCGCTGCGCAACCCTGCAGCGGCCTTCTGGAGAGTTCGTGCTCCAGACACGGCGTACCTCGAGATGGAGACGTCGCGCGGGACGATCTCCGTTGCGCTGATCCGCGAGTGGGCGCCGCACGGCGTCGACCGCTTCTACAACCTCGCCCGTGCCGGGTACTTCGACGACTCGCGGTTCTTTCGGGTGCTGCCATGGTACATCGCGCAGTTCGGCATCGCGGGTGATCCTGCCGTGTACGCGATCTGGAGTCGCCGGAAGATTCCGGCGGATTCGGTCCGTACCACGAACGCGCGCGGCACGCTGTCGTTTGCGCAGTATTCGCCGAGCGAGCGGACGACCAACGTGTTCATCAACCTTCGCGACAGCCCGACGCTCGACTCCCTTGGCTTCGCACCCATCGGTCGCGTGGTCGCCGGGCAGGAGGCTGCGGACAGCCTGTACAGCGGATATGGCGAAACCCCATCGATGGCCGCGCCGATCGGCAACCCGCGGCGGCTCTACGGCGAATCCAATCGATACCTCGACCGCGCATTTCCCCGCCTGGATCGCATCGTGAGGATCACGGTGCAGGCCCGCAGCGTTCCGGGCGCGATGAAGGATTCGGTGCCCCGGTCCCCGTGAACCGTTTCGCCGCATACCTTCCCCGCTTCGCCTCCCCTCTGGTCTGCGCAACATGCGAACAGGCTTGATCCTCTGCAGCACGGTCCTCGCGGGCACGCTCTCGGCCCAGGACGTGACGTACCGCCTCCCCATTCGCGAGCATGTGTTCTCCAACGGGCTGCGACTGCTGGTCTGGCAGCGCCCGGGAGACGCGCGAGTGGCGGCCAAGATCTTCACCGACATGGGCGGAGTGATGGAGACGCCTGGCTATGCGGGCGCAGCCCACTTCCTCGAGCATCTGCTCTTCAAGGGCACGCACACGTTAGGCACGACCGACTGGGCGGCCGAGCGGCCCATCGCCGATCGCATCGTGGCAACCGAAGCGGCGCTTCTGGAGGAGGAGAATCGGGCGCGAAATGCGCTGCAGGAGCGCGGCGTGTTCCACGACTACGCGCACGCTCGGACGACGCCCCGACGTGACTCGCTGCGCTCCGCCCTGGCCGCGCTGGAGCGCGAGGCCGACCGGTACCGCGACAACGGCGCGATGCTCAAGTGGTACCAGGCGTTCGGTGGCGCCGCCATCACGGCCACCACCGAGCAGGAATGGATGAAGTTCGACGTCAATCTGCCGAAGGAACGGATCGGCCTGTTCCTTCGCGTGGAGGCGGACCGGATGCAGAATGCCGTGTTTCGCGAGTTTGACCAGGAGCGCATGATCGTGGTCGAACAGCGCCTCGGAGACCTGAACCGACCCTCGACGCCGTATTACGAGGCCATGAGTGCGCTGGTTGGTGTCGCGCACCCGGTCTTCTGGCCCGAGGGCTGGCTGTCGGACTTCGCCAGCTATACGCGCGCCTCTCAGCGCACGCTCTACCAGGCGACCTTCGTGCCGAACAACACGACCATCGTGCTCGTGGGTGGCGTGTCGCTCGAAGAGATGGTGCCGCAGGTGGAGCGATACTTCGGGTGGATGGCGCGTGCGCCCGAGCCGCCGCGGGTCAAGGCCGTCGAGCCGCAACCGCAGGCCGAACGACGGTTGACCTGGAGGTCAGAAGACCTCGAGCCACGCGTCGAAGCCCGCTTTCTGATCCCCGGCGTGGGGCACCCGGACCGCCCCGGGTTCGACGTGTTGAGTGAAGTCATCGAACTGGAGCTGGCGGACGCGCTCGCAGCCGCCAACCTGTCCGCCCGCGTGGATGCCAACACTCGCGTCATCCACACCTCGCGCTTCGGCGTGCCCGGTTCGATCAACGTTGAAGTCGTGGTGGCAAACGAGGGCCAGCTGGCCGCCGCGGAACGCGTGCTCCTGGCCGGCCTGGAACAGATCAAGGCATCTCCCGTCAACCCGGCGCGACTCGCGCTCGCCCGAAAGCGCCTGCGAACCCAGTGGCACCGCACCGTGCTCGAAGCCGACCAGGTCGGGTTCGAGATCGGGCACTTTCAGGTCATGGACACGTGGCAGACGTTAGGCGCCTACCTGGACGCGCGGGAGCGCACGACGGCCGACGACCTGAAGCGCCTGGCCGCACGCTACTTCATCGACGCGAACCGTTCCATCGGGATCGTCAGGCAGCCCGACCAACGGAGGAGCACGCAATGACCATGACACGCCGGCTCTGCCGAGTCCTGCCGCTCGCCGTCCCGCTCCTGTCATCGGGTGCGCAGGACTACACGCATCCGCGCGTCATGAACCTGCCGGCACCATCGTTCCGTCGGCCCGATCCTGCGCCGTTGCAAGGCCGACTCCCCAACGGCCTCGTGGTGTACGTGGTCGAAGACCGCACGGTACCGCTCGCAACCCTCTCGGCCGTGGTGCGGGCTGGCTCCGGCGACGAAACGATCCCGGGGCAGATCGAAAGCCTCACGCAATCGCTCCGATCCGGGCCCGCCACGCTTTCGCCCGGTGAGTTTCAGCGCGCGCTGGCCGAGATGACCGCAGAGTTCCAGGTCTCGGTTGGTCCCGACCTCACGACGATCACCCTCAACGTCCCGGTGGAAGATCTGGAGCGTGCGCTCAGCCTCTTCGCGGGCCTGCTGCGTCAGCCGCGCGTCGTGGCGGCTCCGGCTGCCGGACGCGCCTCGGCGTTGACCGATGGATCGATGCCCGGAGCGGTCTTGCTGTTCGAGGAGCTCGTGTATCGCGGGAGGCCCTATGGCGGGCCCCCGCCAAGCGCGTCCGATGCGCGGGCCACCCTGGCCGATGTCGAGGCGTTCCATCGCCGGTACTTCGTCCCCGGCAACGTGGTCGTCGCCGTCGCCGGCGACGTGAGCACGGCCGATGTGCGCGAGCGGCTGCGTGTCGCGTTAGGCGCCTGGCGCGGCTCCGCCGCTCCGTCGCGCGGGCCCCTGCCCGCGTCCGGCATCCAGCCGTCCGCGGCGGGCCGGGTGATTCATACCTATGATGTCGACAAGCTGCAGGGCTGGCTCGTCATGGGTCACGAGCTGCCGGTCCCCCCGGTGGCGGACGAAGCACCCCTCGCCGTGATGAACTACATCATGGCCGGCGACCACCTCGGCGGACGCATGTTCATCGAGGCCCGTGACCGACGCGGCCTCACCAACGACGAGATCGGTCACCCGGAGCCCAGGCTGCGAGGCCCGGGTACCTACACCATTCGAGCAGCGGGCAGGCCCGAGTCCATCACGCAACTCATCGACATCGGCCTGCGCGAGGCGGAGCGGATCCGCACCACCTTGGTCACCGGGGAAGAACTCGCGATTGCCAAGGGGGCGCTCGCCGACGGCGAGTTCGCCTACCAGTTCCGCAACGGCCACAGCACGGCGCTCACACTCGCGCGCGAATGGGCGATGTACGGAGACCACCGCCGTTCGGCCACGCTTCCCGAGCGAACACGCGCCGTTACCGCCGCGGACGTACAGGCCATGGCGCGCAAGTACCTGGCGCCGGAGCGGATGCACATCGTTCTCCTCGGCCCCATCGCGGCCATCAGGGAAGCCACCGCCAAAGGCAATCACCCGCCGCTCGAACAGTTTGGGGTCGTCCGCAGCGGACGTTAGGCGGCCTCAGCGCCCCGGGGCGGGCGCGGGCCGCAGAGTGGCTGCCGATGACCGCAGCCACTCGCCGCCTAACCGCCGCGACGCATGCTCCGCTCCGCGAGGGAGGGCGCCAGGCGATTCACGAGCGAGAGGAGCCGAGCCTTGCCGACCACGATCTCATGGCGGTCAGATGTAAATCCGCGCCAGAACTCGTCGGCCAGATGCGCGGGGGACATCTTGCTCGTGCCTCGACCGGCCGTCATGGCCGTGTCGACCAGCGGGGGGACCAGCTCGAACACGCGAACGTTGGTGCCCTCCAGCTGCCAACGCAGCGCCCTCGAAAAGCTGCGGAGCCCAGCCTTCGTGGCGCAATACACAGCCGCGTTCTCCTTCGGCACCAGCGCGAGCGCGGAGGAAACGTTCACGATCGCCGCCGATGGTGCCGTCACCAGCCGCGGAACGTACGCGCGTGCCAGGAGAACGGGGGCGACGAGATTGATGCCCAGTTCGTTTTCGATCTCGGTGGGCGAACTGCCGGCAATCGTGCCGTTGACCTGAACGCCTGCGTTGTTGACGAGGATACTGATGTCGCCGTACCGCTCCACCAGTTGGCTTCGGTGATCCGCCCGAGTCAGGTCTGACACGCAGGCCTCCGCCCCTGGCAACGCCGCGGTCGCCCTGGCCAGCGCTTCTCCTGAGCGCCCAACAAGGATCACGTGGTTCCCGAATGCGTGAAACTTCGAAGCGAGCGCGAACCCGATGCCGGTCGCACCACCCGTGATGAGCACGCGATGATCAGTGGGCTTCATGAAACGACGTTGCGTGCGATGTGTGAGCTCGTGTCGCCTGCGCGGCACCAGCGCCAGGAGCGGTCATGGTGGTTCCGGGCACGGCTCCGTTGACAATCCGCAGGGTCAGCGGACATCGTTGCCCGCCTTCGTTTGACCCCTTCGACCACGATCATGCCGCGACTCCCCCTCCTGGCCGCTGCGCTCCTCGCCCTTCCATGCGGGTCGACCGGCATGGCACAAAGCACCGCTCGACCAGGGATACCGAATCTATCGGGAAGGATTCTCACGGTGAACGGGCCGATCGATCCGGCAACCGCGGGGCCCACGTTGATGCACGAACACATCTTCATCGACTTCAAGGCGCCGTCGACGGCCAGCGGTGAAGGCGTGGTGCTGCCGCAGGATCGGTCTGCCCGGGGCCCGGAGCCTAAACAGCCGCAGGACTCCACGCCGAGGCGTTGGGCGCGTGGGGTACCGGGGTGGGCTCGACTCGACAACTACGATGAGTCGCTGGCCGAGATCATGGAGTTCAAGCGCGCGGGCGGCGGTACCATCGTCGACGTCACCAACTTCGGACTCACCCGAAACCCCGAGTGGCTCAAGCGCATCTCCAACGCTTCCGGCCTGCACGTCGTGATGGGAGCGGGCTGGTACCAGAAGGCACTGCATCCCGGGGACATGACAGAGCGCACCGTGGCAGAGCTGACGGATATCATCGTGCGCGACATCACCCAGGGCGCACAGGGCACCGGCATACGCTCGGGGATCATCGGCGAGATCGGGGTGCAGGGGCGACCGCTCACCGCCAACGAGATCAAGAGCATCCGGGCCAGCGCTCGCGCCAGTCGGCTCACGGGCGCCCCGATGTCGTTCCACATGGGAGGCGGCACGCCGGAGGAGAAGCAGCGCACCATGGACATCGTCGTCGAGGAAGGTGTGGACCTGAATCACGTGGTCATGGGCCACAACGGGTCCGGCGACGTCGAGGCCATGAAGCGCATCACCGACCGTGGCGCCTACATCGAGTTCGACTACATCGGAGATGCACCGCAGGAACCCGACAATGGCGCGTCCCTTCGGCTGATGGCCGAGCGGCGTGCCCAGCAGATGAAGGCCCTGATCGACGTCGGGTTGACGGACCGGATTCTCGTGG
Proteins encoded:
- a CDS encoding SDR family oxidoreductase, whose protein sequence is MKPTDHRVLITGGATGIGFALASKFHAFGNHVILVGRSGEALARATAALPGAEACVSDLTRADHRSQLVERYGDISILVNNAGVQVNGTIAGSSPTEIENELGINLVAPVLLARAYVPRLVTAPSAAIVNVSSALALVPKENAAVYCATKAGLRSFSRALRWQLEGTNVRVFELVPPLVDTAMTAGRGTSKMSPAHLADEFWRGFTSDRHEIVVGKARLLSLVNRLAPSLAERSMRRGG
- a CDS encoding aryldialkylphosphatase, with the translated sequence MAQSTARPGIPNLSGRILTVNGPIDPATAGPTLMHEHIFIDFKAPSTASGEGVVLPQDRSARGPEPKQPQDSTPRRWARGVPGWARLDNYDESLAEIMEFKRAGGGTIVDVTNFGLTRNPEWLKRISNASGLHVVMGAGWYQKALHPGDMTERTVAELTDIIVRDITQGAQGTGIRSGIIGEIGVQGRPLTANEIKSIRASARASRLTGAPMSFHMGGGTPEEKQRTMDIVVEEGVDLNHVVMGHNGSGDVEAMKRITDRGAYIEFDYIGDAPQEPDNGASLRLMAERRAQQMKALIDVGLTDRILVAHDVCTQSQLKKNEGGGFAFTSTLLIPALRNLGVTDDIIRRIMIDNPRRVLTFVAPQPPLAHQTRSELAR